The genomic DNA CCGGCCTGTGGGAGCTGCCGGCCGGACAGCAGGCGCTCGAGCGCCCGGTCAGCAAGGCGTTCAAGGAGACGGCCGACCACCTCATCGTCGGCCACACCGATCTCGACAAGCGGGTCCGGATCGTCGCGGCCCAGCTGGGAGTGGAGCTGCCGAACCAGCCCAACCCCCAGCAGCAGGGCTGGCTCCAGGAGCTGAGCGCGGCCAGCGGCAAGGAGTACGAGTACAAGTTCGCGAACCTGCTGCGGTCCGCCCACGGCAAGATCTTCCCGGCCATCGGCGCCGTCCGTAACAGCACCCGCAACACCCTGGTGCGCCAGCTCGCCTCGGACACCAACCAGACCGTGCTCGACCACATCACGATGCTGGAGAAGACCGGGTCCGTCGACTTCGACGCCATCGCCAACGACACGGCAGCCGCCGCGACCGCCAGCCCGACCGGTCCCCCGGCCCCGGTCCCCGGTTCGACGGCGGCCTCGGCGCCGCCCGCCGAGGCGACCGGTGACGTGCAGGTCTCGTCGTCTCCGTCGCCGGGGGAGCCTGGGACGGTCAACACGGGCCGGCCGGATCCCGAGGACTCGGACAACGTGTTGCAGTAGCGGCATCGCGCCCGGCCCCGCGGCCGCTGCGGCCGGGCGCCGGCCGGGCATCGGCCCGGCGGAACCTCAAATGTTCCTCTGAACGTCCCCGGGGCGGGGTTCGGCCCCGAGGGCACGGGCCATGACACCGTCACGCCGGAACAGCGGGCCCGTCGAGGGAGACGGGGCAGCGGAGTCCTGGTGAAGCCGTGGTGGAGGAGGGGACGATGGAGCGACTGAGGACACTGGGGACACTGGGGACGGGGATCGGCTGGCGGCCGGAGATCGCGGACGCCGTGGAGCGGATGCCGGGCATCGACTGGGTCGAGGCCGTGGCGGAGAACGTGTGCCCCGGACATCTCCCCGAGTCGCTGCTGCGGCTGCGGGCGCGCGGCGTCACCGTCGTCCCGCACGGTGTCTCCCTCGGCCTCGGCGGGGCGGACCGTCCCGACGAGGGCCGGCTGGCCGCCCTCGCGGAGCGCGCCGAGGCGCTGGGCTCGCCGCTGGTCACGGAGCACATCGCCTTCGTACGCGCGGGCGGGGCACTGACCGCCTCGCCCCTGCTGGAGGCGGGGCACCTGCTGCCCGTTCCGCGCACCCGCGACGCGCTGGACGTGCTGTGCGAGAACGTCCGCATCGCGCAGGCCGCGCTGCCCGTGCCGCTCGCCGTGGAGAACATCGCCGCGCTCATCTCCTGGCCCGGCGAGGAGATGACGGAGGGGCAGTTCCTGTACGACCTCGTCGAGCGCACCGGCGTACGCCTGCTGATCGACGTGGCGAACCTCCACACCAACCACGTCAACCGGGGCGAGGACCCGGCCAAGGCCCTGGACGAGCTGCCCGTCGAGGCCATCGCGTACGTCCATGTCGCGGGCGGCTTCGAGCGCGACGGTGTCTGGCACGACAGCCACGCCCACCCCGTCCCGCAACCGGTCCTCGACATCCTGGCCGACCTCGCCTCCCGTACGACCCCGCCGGGCGTACTCCTGGAACGCGACGAGAACTTCCCCGAACCGGGCGAGCTGGAGCGGGAGTTGGGGGCGATAAGGAAGACGTTGGAGAAGGCGGGGACGAGGGCGGGGGCTTCGGCCGGAGCCGCGGGGGCCGCGACGAGGACGGCGGCGGAGCTTACGGTGGCGGAGTCGACGGCGGTCGGCGCGATCGCCGGCCCGAGGCGTGGCGGTGCCGACGCGCAGGCCGCGCCTCGGGCGGCCGGGACCGAGGCCCTGAGCGCGGCGTCGACGTCGACGCCCGCCGACCCCGCCCGCCAGCGCCTCGCGCTCGCCCAGGCCGCTCTCCTCTCCGCCCTCGTCGCCGGCACCCCCGTACCCGAGGGGTTCGACCGGGTACGGCTGGGCGTGCAGGCCCGTGCCCTCGCCGCCAAGCGGGCGGACGTGGTCGCGAAGGTCGCGCCGGAGTTGCCGGAGATCCTCGCGGAGGAGTACCGGCCGGCCTTCCTCACGTACGCCCCCGGGCACCCGATGACCGGCGGCTACCGGCGTGACGCCCTCGACTTCGCCGAGCACCTGCTGCTCGCCGGGCGCCCCGAGGACGCGGAGGCCCGGCGCCGGCTGCGCGACTGGTGGCTGGAGCGCTCCGGCCCCACCCCGCCCTCCCGACACCCCGCCGCCCGCCTGGCCCGCGCCACCCGCAGGGTCCTGCTGCGCCGCTGAGGCCGTTGCGTCGCTGAGGCCGTTGCACCGCTGAGGCGCCGTTGCGTCGCTGAGCCCTGTGCGCCGCGCGGTCCCCGGCCCGGCATCCCGAAGGCCACCGGCACGCAGGACCCCAGTACGCCCACCGCAACGGGACGGCAACCGCCTCCACAGAATGTGCCGCGGTTAACATCGCGGCTCCTTCGCATGCCCACGGGATTCATTTGCACCGTTTCACCGTGGATTGCCCTCCACCGCCCCTACCGCGTCCGGGTCCCTCCGCCCCGTAATCCACCCCTTCCTCCCTGTACGGCAGTTGGCGTAGTCCGCGCAGTAATATGCCAAGCCGCACCCGAAGCGCACTAGCGTGCGGTGCCGCAAGCAGGAGGCACACCGACATGCGATCCATCAACCACACCGGACTGTTCAGTGGCACCGGACTCATCATCGCCGGGCTGACCGCGACCCTCGTCGCGCTGATCTTTCCGATCTGGTCGTACGCGGACCGCTCCGGCACAGGCCTGGACACCCTGAGCGCCCAGACCGTGTCGACGAAGTTCGGCCCGCTGTCCGCCCTGGACCGGGAGTTCGTCACGAAGGTCCGGCTGGCCGGCCTGTGGGAACTGCCCGCGGGGCAGCAGGCACAGGACAAGGGCACCACCCAGGCCGTGCACACGGCGGGCGAGCACCTCGTCGAGGGCCACACGTTCCTCGACGCCCGGGTCCGCAACGTCGCCGCGCGTCTGGGGCTCGAGCTGCCCAACCAGC from Streptomyces avermitilis MA-4680 = NBRC 14893 includes the following:
- a CDS encoding DUF692 domain-containing protein → MERLRTLGTLGTGIGWRPEIADAVERMPGIDWVEAVAENVCPGHLPESLLRLRARGVTVVPHGVSLGLGGADRPDEGRLAALAERAEALGSPLVTEHIAFVRAGGALTASPLLEAGHLLPVPRTRDALDVLCENVRIAQAALPVPLAVENIAALISWPGEEMTEGQFLYDLVERTGVRLLIDVANLHTNHVNRGEDPAKALDELPVEAIAYVHVAGGFERDGVWHDSHAHPVPQPVLDILADLASRTTPPGVLLERDENFPEPGELERELGAIRKTLEKAGTRAGASAGAAGAATRTAAELTVAESTAVGAIAGPRRGGADAQAAPRAAGTEALSAASTSTPADPARQRLALAQAALLSALVAGTPVPEGFDRVRLGVQARALAAKRADVVAKVAPELPEILAEEYRPAFLTYAPGHPMTGGYRRDALDFAEHLLLAGRPEDAEARRRLRDWWLERSGPTPPSRHPAARLARATRRVLLRR
- a CDS encoding DUF4142 domain-containing protein, with amino-acid sequence MRRINGTALVIAALFATVGALAYPVWSYADRSGTGQANLAAGTVSTRWGPLTASDRDLIVRVRLAGLWELPAGQQALERPVSKAFKETADHLIVGHTDLDKRVRIVAAQLGVELPNQPNPQQQGWLQELSAASGKEYEYKFANLLRSAHGKIFPAIGAVRNSTRNTLVRQLASDTNQTVLDHITMLEKTGSVDFDAIANDTAAAATASPTGPPAPVPGSTAASAPPAEATGDVQVSSSPSPGEPGTVNTGRPDPEDSDNVLQ